The Coffea arabica cultivar ET-39 chromosome 10e, Coffea Arabica ET-39 HiFi, whole genome shotgun sequence region gggCAGAAGTGGCATCATTCGTTGCATAGCCTGCTCGTGTCCAAAACAATGGAAAACGATTCCGTGTCACGTGGCTTGCGCTGTGATGCACCTTTAACTCTACCAGGCGGCCAACCGTAGAATCGTCCGCCACAAGTCTACACCACATCCCAGCATTGTCCCCCCAATTCTCCAGACGTGCGTGTACATGCAAATACCATAAAATTTGTGTGTAACCAGAGATGTTCCCACCTCCACGGTCTTTGAGACCAGCACCAAAAACAAGTCCCACTTTACAGAGTCTTTGAGATagaaaattagttaattagatagagtattatttaaaataattactgtaacacttaaaaggtgattgaaaatataaaaaggtgaattgaaaaatgtatttataatgcaagtaaaatattatttgaagaAATCTGCCATCCAAACACTTAAAAGTGAAGGACTCAACACAATAGCGCTTTTAATAACACAATAGCTCCTTTAAAAAAATTGCTACTGAAATCAAAAGTTTAATTCCAATGTAACTGTCTAATTCCATACCTGAAGTTGGAATGAGAATGAAAACAAGACTAATAAATTGGTGGCAtacaatgaaacaaaaaaaaaaaaaagagaaaagggcaAAAAGGTAAACAAATAatcctaaaaagggaaaagggcAAAAAGGTAGACAAATAACTGCTAGAACAGGAAGAGGAGAGGGGGACAAAAAAAGAACAAACtatgtgtgtttggatagtagattatttgagataatttttaaaaaatatatattataatattttttttaatgtgatatatatgagataaaaaataattaaaaaatatgttgatgatgcaaataaataaaaatttgtaaataaacaagaaaatcttaGAGAAGCCGTTGAGAACCCTCCAGGGGCAAATAGGGAAagtttgtgatgtaagattaCACCAATTGCTTACTGCCGAGGCTCTTCCGCATTACTGCAGGTTGTGAttcccaaaaaataaaacaaaataaaagaagtttctttttttattgATATAAATCACAAGTATCCGTAtctttgttttaatttgttattaattttgttaaaaaaagatTGGCTCTTTGCAGCGATGCTTTTACAACGTTGTCGTTCTTATTTTCATAGATTTTAAACAGCATCCTTGACAAAGTTCTTGAAAATtctttctcaaaaaaaatttttttttttttgcaatgtaATAAAGGAAAGAGACCCTCACCAGCCTCTCCCCTCCcactctgaaaaaaaaaaaagaatagaaaagaaaaaagacatgAAAGTGGTTGTTGTTATTGCTGCTGTCCTAGCAGTTACCCTAGCGCACAAGCCaaccttccttttcttttgatataCACCCACAGGCTACTTCTTCTATTCCCGCAACTACCCTTTTTTATAGtttctctcctttctttccatttctATTTGTTGTACATTTGTTTCTGTCCGAAGCCTGAATCCCCAACAGCTGTTTGTTTTTTAACAGTACATCTTTTGTTTGGCTTGTGTTCTTCAACTGGTTCTTTTCTAGTTGCTGCATCACTCTCTAGTCCTAAACTCTCTCTCCAGCTCTGTGAAAAAACAACAAATATTAGCCCAACCGTTTTCAAGTAAAACCCAATCTTTTTTGTTTACCACCATTTTacttctttcttattttttttttgactgtGCTTCTCCAATGGAAACTGCTGCTCCTGCTAACCATTCTGGGGAAGATAAGGATTGCTGTGTGAAAGTTGCAGTCCATATTAGGCCACTTATAGGAGATGAAAGGCTCCAGGGTTGCAAAGATTGTGTAACAGTGGTGCCTGGAAAGCCTCAGGTACAGTCACACACAGTAATGTGGTTGCTGCTTTCTGAGTACTCTGGACTGAATTGTTGAAAAATCGAGATTTTCTGTAATTGGAAACTTTGGTTGATGATTGGAATGCATCCTGAGATCAGCTTTTATTTTCTCTCAATGTTTAGTTTTCTCGGGGGCTTGTGGATCTTAATGTGATTCTCAAATTTTccagaacttttttttttagcttcttTTGCTTGTGGGGAAATCAAGTTGTTGCATGTTGCAGTCTGTGCTGTTTTGTgcgaaaaattttctttttttcccctattAATTGTAGAGGGTGGTCATAAAGTTCCCTTCTTTACATTGCGTATTTGATTCTTTTAGCTTACTTCTTCTTTTCATGGATGATAAGTTTATTCTGTATTCTACGGAGTAACAGAATTATTATCTTGGGAAAATTTTTGAGCTAGCGGTAAGGTCAATGGGCTGtcttcttttctaaatttgattgtGCATTTAGTAGAATGGAGCGCTGATTTCAGTTTCAATGTACTGTAGattgaagaaatgaaattcAGAGAACTCTGTCTATTTTGTAACCTTCTAGTGTTGCCTCCACTCAATGAACTTGAGGTTCAATGGATTAATCTAGATCTACTATTGTGTTATTTCTTATAAATTTTATAACTTTTACCCCCTGAATTTATCTCAATTTAGCAAAATCCAGGTCCAACTAGAGTCATGCATGCTTAGCATTTATCTTATTTATTCATATTCTTGTTAAgataaaatgtaattttttgTGTTCCATCCACCACTGAGATGTTAATTATGCTTCTTGTCTATGGTGTTGTCATCATACGTCTACCTTAttcaatgaaaaaaaaggagtgCACCTTAttcaactttttcccttttttaagCTGGCAGACTACTTTCTGCTATTGGTGCCTGGTGCTCGTTCTGCCACAATAATTCTTCATTATTATGTCTATTCCAtgttgaaaaaaaatcaaaacctaCTTAATTGTCTGCATTTATGCTTATCTCTGAATCCATAATGCTAGATCATCTCCCTATCTTTTGGGACTTATCTCGGAAACATTTAAGTGATGAAGACACGTCCCGTCATCAATAGGATATGTAGTCAAAACATTCGTTTGCTGCAAGTACTTTACTAATTGgggaaatatttttcaaaactaGGCAAAAAATTTGTAAGCTGAGGTTTCTAAGCAGTCAAATTCTTCACAGCAGACACAAGAATTTAGTTATTCATTAGCTTAAAAGGTTTGTTCTCCAAATTCTGCATAAGACAGGATATGGAGTTCATTGTTTTGCAAATCACATGTTCACGACCATAAGCAAAAGTTGACGACATTTAGGACATTATAATGCACCCGTTATCTGCAAgtgatattttctttttcatttgctAGAACTCTGACTCGGTGTTTGTGAGCTCTTCTTGCATCTCTTTTTGGATTTCCTTCAACCTCTTATTTTAGATACCATATACCtcaaacctctctctctcttttctgtCTTCTTCTGAGTTATCGTAAACTTTATTACATAAATTGATGTAAACTTAATATTTAACTGTCTCtttctttcatcttcttttgttttagtgTGAAACTCTTTGCTATTGCATATGCATTGCAATTATACACCTTTTAAAATCAGAGAAGCACTATACCAATATATTTGAGTTTGCACTTCAATTCCTCCTTTTTTCAAGTGTCCACTGCTAATTTTGATTCTGATACAGGTACAAATTGGTACACACTCGTTTACTTTTGATCAAGTTTATGGAAGCACAGGATCTCCATCATCTGCCATGTTTGAAGAGTGTGTTGCTCCTCTTGTCGATGGCCTATTTCAAGGATATAATGCCACAGTTCTAGCCTATGGTCAGGTAATGCTTTTGCCATGCTGAAGGAACTGTACTTCCTACATATGGACTGCAGCCGTATACTTCGTTGCAAAGAGTGTGCAATTTGATCATGGTTGTATCATTAATTGCAGACAGGTTCAGGTAAAACGTATACAATGGGTACCAGCTTCAAAGATGGTTGCCAAACAGGACTAATTCCCCAAGCGATGAACGCTTTGTTCAGCAAGATTGAAACTCTGAAGCATCAAACAGAATTTCAATTACATGTCTCATTCATTGAGGTTTGGccttattttcctttctttcacaTGCATATAACGGATCACTAGATGTATGTCGTTCCTTATCTCCTATAGCAACCATCTAACATTTGAATCTTCTTGTGAAGATACATAAAGAAGAAGTAAGGGACTTGCTGGATCCAAGTTCCACTAACAAGTCGGAGACAACAAATGGGCACATTGGGAAACTAACAATCCCTGGAAAATCACCGATACAAATTCGTGAAACATCAAATGGTGTTATTACATTAGCAGGATCCACTGAACGTAGCGTCCAAACACTGAAAGAAATGGCTGATTGCCTGGAGCAAGGATCACTAAACAGGGCAACTGGAAGTACAAATATGAACAATCAGTCAAGGTTTAACCAGACTTGCTTAAAATTTCTTTCCCTTGTAAAAAAAGCTGAAATAATCTAAGTTTCTTTACTGCCAACATACCAGACATAGGCCTTCATAATCAATTTGCTTGTGAAATCCTGGACAACTATAGGCCATTCATTGACATTGGAGAAAAGATTAAATTTTCAagttaaatttttttgtttaagcAATTTTTGTTGCTTGAGTTTCACATTTCAACCTTTAACCTCATATATTAGACATTCTCCCTATAATACTGGAAAGCTCATTAAGTGTCTGCCTGTAGTGTAGTAGATTAAGGCCACAAACAGGAGAAAGTTCAAAGTcaaaggcaaaagttaagttctTTGGAGGATGTCGCTAATGGTTTTGGTTCCTGGATCAACGATAATATGTTGATTTTCATCCATATACCTCATATGGTGATTTGCCCTCCTGATATATTGGATTAAGTTGTTGTATGTAAATATGTAGGTGCAATGTCTATATtctttttgttcataatgtgttTTCTCACATTATGCTTCAATTGATTATGCAACTGGTTATGAATGTAATATGGAAAGTTGGCTGGGAAAATGGTCATTGAGATTTTTTGTGTAATAGATTTGATGCAAAAGTAGATGATTCAATACTCAATTATGATGGTTGCTCTGTCTCTTTCAGCCGCTCTCATGCCATTTTCACCATCACAATGGAACAGATGCATAAGCTTAACCCAATGACTCCGAGTAATGGAAATGCAAATGAGTATACAAATGAAGAATATCTTTGTGCCAAATTGCATTTGGTTGATCTTGCTGGATCAGAGCGTGCCAAAAGGACAGGTTCTGATGGTCTTCGTTTTAAGGAAGGTAAGTAAAACTCCCTTTTTAATTACTGTCTTAAGCATGTTTTTGGGTCAACATAAAAATTTATATGAAATTGTTCTACCTACAGGAGTTCACATCAACAAGGGCCTTCTAGCCCTTGGTAATGTTATTAGTGCACTTGGGGATGAGAAAAAGCGGAAAGAAGGTGTTCATGTTCCATATCGGGACAGTAAACTTACTCGGTTATTGCAGGTCTGGCATGCTGTTATTAATTATGGGCATCATATAGCTTGcatttgtttatttgcttgGAATTTGATAATAAGAAACTCACAAAGGGTATCATTAGATTGGCTTTCAATGCCTACCCTATGAAGGCTTTGTCCATTGAACATGTTGAAATGTGCTTGAACTGTATATTTTAGCCACCCGGAAGACTGTTAATTGCACAAGGTGTTGATTTTCTCATTGGAAAGACATAGTAGTACTAATCTTTAGTGTCAGAGACATCTCTTGTAGTTGGCAGAAGTATAGAACTTCCTACTTTTCATTATTATGACATGAGAGTTAGCACCTTTCACACATCTATCTCTAACTGTACCCATAATTCTCTTCCGTAATTTACTTTTGTTATCCTATGTTTGAATCATTTTAAGGAATTAATAGATAAAAAAACTGAGCGCACATGGCTCCTTCGAAAGATTTGGCTTCAAATCCTAGAACTTTCCCAGTGTTAATATCATGTGCAGTGAATTCCATGCCAAACAAATTCGTTTGTTTGTATACCACTTTTACAGTTAAAAATCAACACGTACTAAAGAGGAACCAGGAATAAGAAAGCAACAAACTGAGGCTATCCAACTTAACACGCATCAGATGTACGTTTAACTTGTGCTTAACAGGCTAAGAGGGTATCTAACTTAACATGTATCAGATGTACATTTACCTTGTGCTTAACAGGCTAAGAGGAGTTCAAATAGTCAACTCAGGTAGTCGTAGACAACCAACTTAAGGCTTAAAGGATTTTACTTTGTTTTTGGTGTGCCAATCTTCAAAAGAAATGCTCTTACATTCTATAGTCTGTTTGTTTCTCCCTCCACGTGTATTCATTGTCTAAGTTTTGGTTATTGGCAGGATTCACTTGGTGGTAATAGCAGAACCTTCATGATAGGTACTTATGCTTTCTTCGCTGTTTCGTACGCCAGATATGCTTCTGTTGCAACtaatgaaatttttttcttgctttgtaCTTATACTTTCTGAATGGACTTGCCCAGCCTGCATTAGTCCTGCTGACATAAATGCTGAGGAAACTCTGAACACTTTAAAATATGCAAATCGTGCTCGGAATATCCAAAATAAGCCAGTGGTAggttttagaaaaatttctattttcttttggtATTGACATTATCTTTCTGGAGATTACTTCTCTCTTGGTGTTGTATATGAATAGGTTTTGGTTTTCTGTTAAACAGATCAATAGAGATCCCATAACAAATGAGATGTTGAAGATGCGGCAACAGCTAGAGCTTTTGCAGGCAGAACTTTGTGCCCGCGGAGGCGGATGTTCTCCTGATGAAATACAGGTTCTTAAAATTGTGTTTCATGATAAAGTAGTTAGTTTGGCTGCTATTAATATTCTTAACAGCTGAGACCCTTGAGATTCTGTTCAATTTCTGGAGAAAAGGTCTTGATAAGAAGTAATTTTTGTAGGTTCTGAGAGAAAGGGTTGCTTGGCTTGAAGCAAATAATGAGGAACTCTGTCGTGAACTCCATGAATATCGCAGTAGATGCCCTGTGACCGAGCAATGTGAAACAAATGCTAAGGTATACAATTGAGATCACATGCTTTTATTATTGTTTTGCTTTCTCTTATCAGAAGAAATGCTTTCCTTTTTGGTGAATAAAAGCTCCTTTCTTAGTTTTGCTTATAAATTGGAAAACTTATTTTCCAGTTGGCTAGCTCCTTCTCTCTGAAAAGCGAAGGGCTTAAAAGGGGCTTGCAGAGTATGGAGTCATCTGACTATCAAATGAGTGAAAGTGGTATGATCTCTCTCATATTCTGAAGTTGTTTGAGACTTTTTCTCCATTTCTCTTGGCCTATGTATGAGCTCTAAGTAGAAACTGATTGTTCTCTTGGGTGAGTTAGTGTTCTTCACTTTTTTCTATCCAGACCAACAATCTAATTTGTTTTGGGGTCGTTTTGACACCTGGCAGGTGATTCTGGAGACATTGATGAAGAAGCAGCCAAGGAGTGGGAGCATACCCTTCTTCAAGATTCCATGGACAAAGAGTTGAATGAGCTAAATAAACGTCTGGAGCAAAAGGAGGTACCCCTTTGCAATTAATTCCATGTTGACTGATATGTTGGCAAGAGGCAATATGAGTATCTCTACAATTCTCTACGTGCTTTATGCATTTTTGTTGGGTATATTTAAACCGTCAGTATTGATACTTTtagattctttttcttttgatcttGTACTGCATTCTCCTAGTTTGCTTTTTGCCCATTCTTCCTTGATCTGGCAGTCTTTGTAAAATAACTCCAACAAGAAGAACAAAGTAGGCTTAACAGGTCCTCCCGGAAGGGATACATAGTGTTATCCTGCCTCTATTAGTTTGGGTGATGGCTGTTATACAGTAGTTTTCTCACTTTTTAGCCCGTCTAACTATGTGGTGTTTTAAAGAGCCATCTACAGGAAATTGTGAAGTTATTGAATTGCTTCTTTTGTCATGTTGAGAGTATTTTGCAATTTTCATGGTAAAAACGAACATCTGTAAACTCTTATATATTGCTTGGTGTTTTGCTTTTCCATTAGACATCAAACCGATCCCTTTATGTCGATTTGTGGTGGTGTTTTTCCATTATGTTGTTTTCTCTCATGAGTAATATTTGAGTATTCAAGTAGAGGTGATCTTATAATAACTCtctgttttacattttgcattgtaaattatttgagatatttttactgtaacactttttgtgatgtgatgtatgtgagataaaaaagtaattgggaagataaaaaggtgtattggaaattgtaatgatgatgtaagcaaatatatttgggcaAATAATTTCCTAACCAAACATACTCATTATGTTTAATCTGAACTAGTGCATGTCATGATGACTCGTCTTATGGTACCTTTTAATGGCTTTTGCAGTCTGAGATGAAACTTTTTGGAGGATTAGATGCAGTGGCTCTTAAACAACACTTTGGTAAAAAGATTATTGAACTTGAGGAAGAGAAAAGGACTGTTCAGGTGAAAAATACTACTGAATGACTTCAACTGTGCATGATATTCTAAACCCACAAAATTGATTATTTGCTTTTTCTTTCGGTGTAGCAAGAAAGAGACCGATTGTTGGCAGAAGTTGAAAACCTTGCTGCTAACTCTGATGGACAAGCTCAAAAATTGCAAGACATGCATTCCCAGAAGCTAAAATCCCTTGAAGCACAGGTCATATCTTGATGAGTGTTTCTTTCATACTGAGAATCTATTTTTTTTGTCAGTATCTGACTTCCAAAATGCTTCAAATATGTGGCCAACAGATTCAAGATCTTAAGAAGAAACAAGAGAGCCAGGTTCAGCTtctaaagcaaaaacaaaagagTGATGAGGCTGCAAAGCGACTACAAGATGAAATACAATACATTAAGGCTCAGAAGGTAGAATTGCATGTAGTCTTTCTCTTCTTCatctcccttttttttaaaaaaattcttaagAGCTAGACTGACCAAACAGTGTCTGAAACTATAGGTCCAATTACAACAAAGAATCAAACAAGAGTCCGAACAATTTCGACAGTGGAAGGCATCTCGTGAAAAGGAACTCTTGCAGGTATTACTCAAATTGGTGCTGCCTTAACATTTATGCTTTGAAGTCCTAATTTCTGATTCTGCTTCACTTGGCTTGCTGCAAGTTGGACTACCTATTTTATTAACTTGATTCGTCCAGTTCTTAAGATACTGAGATTATTTTCCCCTCTTGTAAGATTGATTATTGATTCGCTTCATTTATAACCACATAGATTATGATACATTATGCTGTGTATTAATATGCATATCCATACAATTTCAGTTGAAGAAAGAGGGAAGAAGGAACGAGTATGAAAGGCACAAGCTGCAAGCTTTGAATCAGCGTCAGAAAATGGTAGGATCTCATTTAGTCTGAAAAATGATTTTGATGCCAATTTGAAATAATCCAGATTTCTCATTTGTTTGTAACCCACAATGCAGTAATATAATATGGTGAGTGAGGTATTGGTGTTCATTGTATTTCCCACTTAAACTTCCCAAATCAGTGTTCAAATACTAAAGAGTAGAATAGAGGATACTTATCTAGTTTTCTTAACCTATTGCATCATTCCTTGAAAGGTTCACAGCTTCCTTTAAAGGTTCATTTTACATCATTGATTGTCTCTTCCTTTAAAGGTTCATTTTACATCATTGATTGTCTCTCACAAATTCTCCATCTGTTCATtgccttttaaaaaaaaaactggctAAGTACTTGTTCTTTATTTTCTAGCCATGAAGTTTTTAACATAAAAACAaatattttccaatttttgacttgtgAAATTGACAATGCATTTGAATTTCAAGGGTGAAAAAAGTCTGTGAATCTTTCTTGTTTTCCTATGTGTATATTGGGATTTCTGACAGCCCACCTTCAGTTCAAATTCTCATCTTCTAAATAAAACCATGTTTTATGTTGGATGTCCCTATTGAGTAAATTCATTTATGCGCTTTAATGGGACAAATTCATTGCAGGTTCTtcaaagaaaaacagaggaggCTGCAATGGCTACTAAAAGGCTCAAAGAGTTGCTAGAAGCACGTAAATCCTCAGGTCGTGACAACTCAGGTTGGATCTCTTTAGCTTGTGCTTAatgtttttttgtttatttaatttcaatcctttgttttctttattGAAGTAAAAAATGTTGCATATTAAGAACTCAAACAAATGGAAATTTGATAATGTACTGGTGTGATGGAACTTCTACTGGTTAATAGAATGAAATATCTTTACCACAATTTTGCTTCAAATGTGCACAGTGCTTTCTCGTTTCTCACTGCTTTGTTTTTCTTGCAGTAACTAGCAATGGAACTGGCTCCAATGGGCAGGTAATGGTCAGACCTTGCCCTCTGCATGTCATTCTTTGTATCTTTAACTTGGCAATTGTTTGATGATACCAAGTTTTGTATTCAGGGCAATGAGAAATCCTTGCAGCGCTGGCTTGACCATGAGCTAGAAGTGATGGTGAATGTTCACGAAGTACGTTATGAATACGAGAAgcagtgtcaagtgtatgtatCACTTCGATCACAACGTTGTGCTGGCATTAAAGATTATTTTTGTGGaggaaaattttcattcatttggttGCTTGTTTCCTCATCTGCAGAAGAGCAGCATTGGCAGAAGAGTTGTCTGTCTTGAGACAAGCAGATGAATTTGCATCGAAAGGAATGAGCCCTCCAAGAGTGAAAAATGGTTTATCTAGGtgtggattttttttcctttttttctttaaatttcttatttcttGGATGTTGTCCAGTATTTGATTTTGTAAGCTTGAAGTTTGTGGCTTTAAGGTTGAATTGATGCACCAATGCCTGTCATAGACTAACTATTTAATATCTTATTGGGTTCAGGGCAGCTTCAATGTCACCGAATGCAAGAATAGCAAGAATTGCTTCTCTTGAGAACATGCTAAGCATCTCATCCAACTCACTTGTAGCAATGGCTTCACAGCTTTCAGAAGCTGAAGAACGGGAGCGTGCTTTTACTAGTCGTGGACGATGGAATCAACTACGGTCCATGGGGGATGCCAAAAACTTGCTCCAGTACATGTTTAATTCTCTTGGAGATGCAAGGTTTTTTTCTACCTGCTCTAGACTTTAGCTTTTTTGCAGATTCCAtccctttttctttggcagGGCTCTGaaatttcttttataaataatcctCAAAGTTTGAATGTTAAGTGCAGTATGTCTTTAGGTGTGTTTTGTGCCAAACTACTTAACCCTGTTATATGGTGGCCTGCTTTCTTATTTTGACACCTTTCTTTACTTACTTCTTTGAGGTGCCAAACTAGAATTCATCTTTCCATTTCTATCAAATAGAAACATGATAGAAGGAACAGAATGTAGCTCCCTTAATAGCTGCCCCATATTCTTGCCTGCGACATGAATAGACTTGGTGTCTTGGTGAGCTTGAATAGCTAGCAGAAAGTATTGTTGCTCTGCAACAGTGTCAAATTTTCATTACAACACATGTTTTTCTGAAACTTTTACCATCTAAAAAGATATATCTGTCAGGCAACGAGGAATTTGACTTTCAAAACACACCTCATCATTTTCTAACGCTATTCATAGGTGCCAGTTGTGGGACAAAGAAATTGAAATCAAGGAGATGAAGGAGCAGCTCAAAGAACTTGTGGTTTTACTGCGACAGAGTGAAATTAGAAGAAAGGAAACTGAGAAGGAGCTCAAAGTTAGAGAGCAGGCGGTTGCCAGTGGATTGGCCACACCGCCGCCCGTAAGCTTCCACATTCTTGTAATAGTTTCATTTAGTTCTCCATTTCATTTGCAATGCTCCTACATGTTCCATTGGGGCTGCTTTGCCATTTTGATGGAGGGAAAAAAATTATTGACTTAAAAGATGTCACTGAATACTATTTCTGTTTATGAATCACCTCTGCGGAGCTGGTTCTGACTTCACTCGACCTTGTTGGCCTCATATTTGCATCTAATTCAACAGTTCTCATGCAAGTTACACTAGTTTCTACTGCTTTCTATCCTTCAGTTCCTTTTCTTGCTGTTATTCCTTTAAGCAGGTTTTTGATTATGTACAATTCTCCATGAACAGGCTAACTCTAACAAACACTTGGCTGATGAGATGAGCAGTCCCCTGTCTCCGATCCCTGTGCCAGCACAGAAACAGCTCAAGTATACTGCAGGCATTGCTAATGCTTCAGTAAGAGAGTCAGCAGCCTTCATGGATCAAACTCGAAAGGTTGCTTTACTGCATGTTTTCTTTTACCAGTTTACTGTCCATTTGCCTGGTTGGTTTCACACGTGGTAAGCTCGGGTTTTGCAGATGATGCCAATTGGACAGTTATCAATGAAGAAATTGGCAGTCGTCGGGCAAGGTGGGAAATTATGGAGGTGGAAGAGGAGTCATCATCAATGGCTATTACAGTTCAAATGGAAGTGGCAGAAGCCATGGAAACTCTCAGAATGGATTAGACACAGTGACGAGACTATCATGAGAGCAAGGCCTCGCCAGCAGGCTCTACCGGATATCATGTGTAGAAATAGACGGTAGTTTGTTGTTCTTGCTTGTACATTCTTCTCCTTCCCTTTTCGGCTCTCAACACATGGCACAATGAAGTACGTGGAAATGATTGCAGGTAAATTTAGCTGCTTTTCAGTcctaaaatcaagtaaatgattTCATTGTCTTTCAGGATGACTTGTATTTTGCTGACATTGCTAGACTCCCAAAAACCTATGTTATATACTTGTGGATTAATCCTTCTTTTCCCGTGCCAATTGTTCTTGTTCCTGAGTTATGGCGATGAATTTCTTACATatgcatgtatata contains the following coding sequences:
- the LOC113711773 gene encoding kinesin-like protein KIN-4A isoform X1, encoding METAAPANHSGEDKDCCVKVAVHIRPLIGDERLQGCKDCVTVVPGKPQVQIGTHSFTFDQVYGSTGSPSSAMFEECVAPLVDGLFQGYNATVLAYGQTGSGKTYTMGTSFKDGCQTGLIPQAMNALFSKIETLKHQTEFQLHVSFIEIHKEEVRDLLDPSSTNKSETTNGHIGKLTIPGKSPIQIRETSNGVITLAGSTERSVQTLKEMADCLEQGSLNRATGSTNMNNQSSRSHAIFTITMEQMHKLNPMTPSNGNANEYTNEEYLCAKLHLVDLAGSERAKRTGSDGLRFKEGVHINKGLLALGNVISALGDEKKRKEGVHVPYRDSKLTRLLQDSLGGNSRTFMIACISPADINAEETLNTLKYANRARNIQNKPVINRDPITNEMLKMRQQLELLQAELCARGGGCSPDEIQVLRERVAWLEANNEELCRELHEYRSRCPVTEQCETNAKLASSFSLKSEGLKRGLQSMESSDYQMSESGDSGDIDEEAAKEWEHTLLQDSMDKELNELNKRLEQKESEMKLFGGLDAVALKQHFGKKIIELEEEKRTVQQERDRLLAEVENLAANSDGQAQKLQDMHSQKLKSLEAQIQDLKKKQESQVQLLKQKQKSDEAAKRLQDEIQYIKAQKVQLQQRIKQESEQFRQWKASREKELLQLKKEGRRNEYERHKLQALNQRQKMVLQRKTEEAAMATKRLKELLEARKSSVTSNGTGSNGQGNEKSLQRWLDHELEVMVNVHEVRYEYEKQCQVRAALAEELSVLRQADEFASKGMSPPRVKNGLSRAASMSPNARIARIASLENMLSISSNSLVAMASQLSEAEERERAFTSRGRWNQLRSMGDAKNLLQYMFNSLGDARCQLWDKEIEIKEMKEQLKELVVLLRQSEIRRKETEKELKVREQAVASGLATPPPVSFHILANSNKHLADEMSSPLSPIPVPAQKQLKYTAGIANASVRESAAFMDQTRKMMPIGQLSMKKLAVVGQGGKLWRWKRSHHQWLLQFKWKWQKPWKLSEWIRHSDETIMRARPRQQALPDIMCRNRR